A segment of the Vibrio sp. YMD68 genome:
TACCGCTTTAAGGTTTGATGGCTTTGACCATGGCCAAGCAGATTTAGACGCAATGCTAAAGTGTACTTTTAAGTTCTTAACATCTAGCAGTAATGATTTTTGTTCGCTCATTTTGTCCAAGTCTCCCAGTCAGAAAAACACGCACGCTGGCGTCCATCACCAAATGGCTGAAGGATCGGCGCTTCACTCATACATCTGTCCATCACACGGTGACAACGGTCCTGATAAGGGCAGCCCGGTGGCAGACGAAGTAAGTTAGGTGGATTACCTGGAATCGTTGGTAGAATTTCACCTTCGGTATCGAGGCGAGGAATGGCTTTTAGTAGCCCCTCTGCGTATGGGTGGCTTGGTTCATAGAAGATTTCATCAACACTACCGTACTCCATGGTACGGCCCGCATACATCACCAGCACTTTGTCACAAGAGCCAGCTACAACGCCCAAGTCATGAGTAATCATGATGATTGCGGTATTAAACTCATCTTTCAGTTCATTCAGCAAATCCATGATTTGAGCTTGAACAGTCACATCAAGAGCCGTGGTTGGCTCATCAGCGATCAGTAGTTTCGGGCGACACAATAGTGCCATTGCGATCATCACACGCTGACGCATACCACCAGAGAACTCATGAGGGTACATAGTAATACGTTTACGCGCTTCAGGTATCTTTACGGCTTCAAGCATGCGTACGGATTCTTCGAACGCCTCTGCTTTTCCCATGCCTTTATGAAGCATGAGCACTTCCATCAGCTGATCGCTGACTTTCATGTAAGGGTTAAGCGACGTCATCGGGTCTTGGAAAATCATCGCAATCTGCTCTGCACGAACTTTGTTCAATGCTTTTTCTGGCAGGTTGAGAATTTCATTGCCTTCGAACTTCGCACTACCAGAGATGATGCCGTTCTTGGCCAATAGGCCCATAATTGCGAATACGGTTTGAGATTTACCTGAACCAGATTCCCCTACAATGCCGAGGGTTTCACCTTGTTCTAGTGAGAAATTCAGGTCGTTCACTGCGGTGACAATACCATCTTGGGTAGTGAATTCTACGCGCAGATCTTTGACATCTAATAAGCTC
Coding sequences within it:
- a CDS encoding ABC transporter ATP-binding protein codes for the protein MSLLDVKDLRVEFTTQDGIVTAVNDLNFSLEQGETLGIVGESGSGKSQTVFAIMGLLAKNGIISGSAKFEGNEILNLPEKALNKVRAEQIAMIFQDPMTSLNPYMKVSDQLMEVLMLHKGMGKAEAFEESVRMLEAVKIPEARKRITMYPHEFSGGMRQRVMIAMALLCRPKLLIADEPTTALDVTVQAQIMDLLNELKDEFNTAIIMITHDLGVVAGSCDKVLVMYAGRTMEYGSVDEIFYEPSHPYAEGLLKAIPRLDTEGEILPTIPGNPPNLLRLPPGCPYQDRCHRVMDRCMSEAPILQPFGDGRQRACFSDWETWTK